From Thalassoroseus pseudoceratinae, the proteins below share one genomic window:
- a CDS encoding polysaccharide biosynthesis/export family protein — protein sequence MPIRIVQHGLWLVLCTVLFSSGCGTGPGGAFALVPDTHVLIEAADTMRRWVHQPAPVARELSKTVIPVYVVEPGDVLIVETAFFDSPLRLPQDQTVMPDGTIDLGRFGRPVVAGMSLEEIEAHLFELIEATKPTHDGEPLTTEEMQVNVRLLGPNGVYFYVLGEVNNPGSYTYTGRETVLDAILAAGGMSDRASKTDIILSRPTAPGECRVVLPVCYEQIVQLGDTTTNYQIMPGDRIFIPTDRACDGCLKCLGLKKDCNVCNTQQCGTADCPLPFAAPVHYERPVSPASTEIVHPTEIAPKPAVDVPPMPNE from the coding sequence ATGCCGATACGGATTGTGCAACACGGACTGTGGCTTGTACTTTGCACAGTTTTGTTTTCAAGCGGCTGCGGGACGGGCCCCGGTGGTGCCTTCGCCTTGGTGCCCGACACGCACGTTCTAATCGAAGCAGCCGATACCATGCGACGCTGGGTCCACCAACCGGCTCCCGTTGCGCGCGAACTCAGCAAGACGGTGATTCCGGTCTATGTCGTCGAACCCGGCGACGTTCTGATCGTCGAAACCGCTTTTTTCGATTCACCGCTGAGATTGCCTCAAGACCAAACCGTTATGCCTGATGGCACCATCGATCTGGGACGTTTTGGACGCCCGGTCGTCGCTGGCATGAGCTTGGAAGAGATCGAGGCTCATCTTTTTGAATTGATCGAAGCGACTAAGCCAACCCATGATGGCGAACCGCTCACGACTGAGGAAATGCAGGTGAATGTTCGCCTTCTCGGACCGAACGGCGTGTACTTCTACGTTCTTGGTGAGGTCAACAATCCTGGTTCCTACACGTACACAGGACGCGAGACTGTGCTGGACGCGATTCTCGCTGCCGGGGGGATGAGCGACCGGGCGAGCAAAACCGACATCATTCTGAGCCGCCCGACAGCACCGGGGGAATGCCGTGTTGTGTTGCCGGTTTGCTACGAGCAAATCGTTCAACTGGGAGACACGACGACCAACTATCAAATCATGCCCGGCGACCGAATCTTCATCCCGACAGACCGAGCTTGCGATGGCTGCTTGAAATGTCTCGGACTCAAAAAAGACTGCAACGTCTGCAACACGCAGCAATGTGGGACGGCCGACTGTCCGCTGCCATTTGCTGCACCGGTCCACTATGAACGCCCCGTCTCACCGGCTTCCACGGAAATCGTTCATCCGACAGAAATCGCCCCCAAGCCTGCGGTCGATGTCCCGCCCATGCCAAACGAATAA
- a CDS encoding Gfo/Idh/MocA family protein, protein MIGLGFGAEFIPIYKAHPNADVTAICRRNEAELNKSGDQFGIEKRYTDYDQVLADSDIDFVHINSPIPDHAWMSLKALDAGKHVMCTVPMATTIDDCRQIVEKVKETGLKYMMAETVVYSREYLFIKDLYDKGELGKIQHLAASHPQDMDGWPSYWEEMIPMHYATHVVSPCLGLVDGLAEYVSCFGSGTVRDDIAKKSGNTFALQSAHIKVKDSDLTAHIWRCLYDVARQYRESFDVYGTKKSFEWTLVENEPHVIHTAKKPEPEIPEKIEVPDFAHLLPEEIQRFTLPAEIHDAEHLSFLQGGGHGGSHPHLVHEFVSALLEDRDPQPNAVTSANWTCVGICAHESATKGGEIVRLPEFTLG, encoded by the coding sequence ATGATTGGATTGGGCTTCGGTGCTGAATTCATCCCCATCTACAAGGCGCATCCAAACGCAGATGTCACCGCGATCTGCCGTCGCAACGAAGCCGAACTGAACAAGTCCGGCGACCAATTCGGCATCGAGAAGCGATACACCGATTACGATCAGGTACTTGCTGATTCGGATATCGACTTCGTCCATATCAACAGTCCGATTCCGGATCACGCTTGGATGTCACTGAAAGCGTTGGATGCGGGCAAGCACGTGATGTGTACTGTTCCGATGGCAACGACGATCGACGATTGTCGGCAAATCGTCGAGAAAGTCAAAGAAACAGGTCTGAAGTACATGATGGCCGAGACCGTCGTCTACAGCCGCGAGTACCTATTCATCAAAGACCTGTATGACAAGGGTGAACTGGGGAAAATCCAGCATCTGGCAGCGTCACATCCGCAGGACATGGACGGTTGGCCCAGCTACTGGGAAGAAATGATTCCCATGCACTATGCGACGCACGTTGTCAGCCCTTGCCTCGGACTGGTTGACGGACTGGCGGAATACGTGAGTTGCTTCGGATCGGGGACGGTTCGAGACGATATCGCCAAGAAGTCCGGCAACACATTCGCGCTGCAGTCGGCTCACATCAAGGTCAAAGACTCCGATCTCACGGCACACATCTGGCGCTGTCTGTACGACGTTGCTCGTCAGTATCGCGAAAGTTTTGATGTCTACGGTACCAAGAAGAGTTTTGAATGGACGCTGGTGGAGAACGAACCACACGTGATTCACACGGCAAAGAAGCCGGAACCTGAGATTCCGGAAAAGATTGAGGTTCCGGATTTCGCTCACTTGTTGCCCGAGGAAATCCAAAGATTCACGCTGCCTGCCGAAATTCACGACGCCGAGCACTTGTCATTCCTTCAGGGAGGTGGTCACGGCGGCTCGCATCCACACTTGGTGCATGAGTTTGTTTCGGCTCTGCTGGAAGATCGTGATCCGCAGCCGAATGCGGTCACAAGTGCAAACTGGACCTGCGTCGGAATCTGCGCGCACGAGTCGGCCACAAAGGGCGGCGAAATCGTTCGTCTGCCGGAGTTCACGCTCGGCTAA
- a CDS encoding PVC-type heme-binding CxxCH protein: protein MKHEHPIIGAGIAASVAVLLLTVSSANAVGDDLSLLFMGDNGHHQPARRFQELAPALAERGIELKYTDRMADINPDTLAKFDGLVLYANIDEIADSQAEALLDYVAGGKGFIPLHCATYCWRNNKDIVALMGAQFQRHGGRVFTTQIAAADHPIMKDYGSFTSWDETYIHHLHNEKDRTVLEYRVEGEQADGSKREPWTWIRTHGKGRVFYTAWGHDQRTFSNAGFHNLVERGIRWACGDDPSKVPAFGDVNRFVAPAMTPLRKDVAKFEYIDVGPKIPNYTPSRQWGTQGDPKTLMQKPLSPEESIKHFVTPENMTVRLYADERNFQAKPIAMTWDERGRLWVCETVDYPNEVGGNRDRIRICEDTDGDHVADKFTVFADGLSIPAAIVIVRGGAVVQNGRETIFLKDTNGDDVADQRTTLITGWALGDTHGGVSNFRYGLDNWIWAMQGYNNSSPKFDGKQTQSFRQGFWRFKLSQTDPPKVTDLEFVRSTDNNTWGLGISEEGLIFGSTANGNPSTFVPIPNRYYEGVRGLSPSTLHTIADSDKFDPITENVRQVDHHGGYTAAAGHALYTARTFPQQWWNKTAFVCGPTGHLIGTFVLRPDGADYTSTSPVNLLASNDEWSAPIMAEVGPDGAVWVIDWYNYIVQHNPTPHGFETGKGAAYESDLRDKKHGRVYRVVPTEGGSDKLHAFTSLADATNQQLVAQLQHPSFPWRLQAQRLLVERDADDVLEPLLAMLKDDSVDEIGLNVGAIHALHTLRGLGYIRFDSQNKASSSISTGLRTALAHPSAGVRRNAIAVLPHDEAGLAILLEHRGLFRDSNPQVRLQAILALADMPASAEAGVLVAELASSENDPILIDALTAAAAKHASSFLQRVTARKDAPSEAVNRITRRIAEHFAREKPDASGLQGIVANLSTAHPTLSVTILDGLATGLPTNYRIKSNKSLDAAFVKAFENGDRTLKGKLLRLASRSGTKALDEYADEIVEALVSIIEDKDASANERGAAARDLIGFRTNDKDAVETVVELLTPQTPPDVSEKLLASLRLSEAESGGKVIVEYMPSMTPGTKSAAIGVVLGKPAWVKSLLAAAEAKEFDLNELSLEQKQALRSFPDRSLRAQAEILLAKGGGLPDANRDKVLKSLLHVTETTGDAEAGKAVFKKVCAACHQHGEMGQKIGPNLTGMAVHPKEELLTHIIDPSRNVEGNFRLYNVLTVDGKVVNGMLAGETKTSITIVDSKAKKIDVPREDIEELIASRKSVMPEGFEKQISEKELTDLLEFMTDTGPYIPLPLDKVATAISTKGLFGNTDTGPDRMIFPDWKPKVFKGVPFVLTDPQGKTQPNIVLLHGPNGTLPPKMPKSVSLPCGTSATAIHLLSGVGGWNHPFDDSKTVSMIVRLTYDDGTTEDHKLINAVHFADYIRRVDVPGSEFAFALGNQQIRYLSIEPKRDRAITTIDLVKGEDNSAPIVMAVTIERRSKSESEDASSD, encoded by the coding sequence ATGAAACACGAACATCCAATCATTGGTGCTGGAATAGCCGCTTCCGTTGCTGTCCTTCTCTTGACCGTTTCCTCCGCAAATGCTGTCGGAGACGACCTGAGCCTGCTATTCATGGGGGACAATGGTCACCACCAGCCGGCTCGTCGGTTTCAGGAACTCGCACCGGCACTCGCTGAACGTGGAATCGAGTTGAAATACACCGATCGCATGGCGGACATCAATCCGGATACGCTCGCGAAGTTCGACGGACTCGTGCTGTATGCCAACATTGACGAGATCGCCGATTCTCAGGCGGAAGCGTTGCTGGATTATGTTGCCGGTGGAAAAGGATTCATCCCGCTGCATTGTGCAACTTACTGCTGGCGGAATAATAAGGACATCGTTGCCTTGATGGGAGCGCAGTTTCAGCGGCATGGTGGTCGTGTTTTTACAACGCAGATCGCGGCCGCCGATCACCCGATCATGAAAGACTACGGCAGCTTCACCAGTTGGGACGAAACGTACATTCATCACCTGCACAACGAGAAGGATCGCACCGTCCTCGAGTACCGCGTCGAAGGTGAGCAGGCGGATGGCAGCAAACGCGAGCCATGGACTTGGATTCGGACTCATGGCAAAGGCCGTGTTTTCTACACCGCGTGGGGCCACGATCAGCGTACTTTTTCCAATGCTGGTTTTCACAATCTTGTGGAACGCGGAATCCGATGGGCATGTGGTGACGATCCGTCAAAGGTGCCCGCTTTTGGCGATGTCAATCGGTTCGTCGCGCCTGCCATGACGCCACTTAGAAAAGACGTTGCAAAGTTTGAGTACATTGACGTCGGCCCGAAGATCCCAAACTACACACCCAGCCGGCAATGGGGAACGCAGGGCGACCCTAAAACGCTGATGCAGAAACCTCTGTCACCTGAGGAATCGATCAAACATTTCGTCACACCGGAGAACATGACCGTTCGCCTTTACGCTGACGAACGAAACTTTCAGGCCAAGCCGATTGCGATGACATGGGATGAACGTGGTCGTCTGTGGGTGTGCGAAACGGTTGATTATCCCAATGAAGTTGGTGGCAACCGCGACCGCATTCGCATCTGCGAAGATACCGACGGAGACCATGTCGCCGACAAGTTCACCGTGTTTGCCGACGGATTGAGCATCCCGGCCGCCATCGTCATCGTTCGCGGCGGTGCCGTCGTGCAGAACGGACGGGAAACGATCTTCCTGAAAGACACCAACGGCGACGACGTGGCCGATCAGAGAACCACTCTGATCACTGGCTGGGCTCTTGGTGACACGCATGGGGGTGTCAGCAACTTTCGCTACGGGCTCGACAACTGGATTTGGGCCATGCAGGGTTACAACAACAGCTCTCCAAAATTCGATGGGAAACAGACGCAATCGTTCCGTCAAGGCTTCTGGCGATTCAAGCTGTCGCAGACCGATCCCCCAAAAGTCACCGATCTAGAATTCGTGCGGTCGACGGACAACAACACTTGGGGGTTGGGAATCAGCGAAGAGGGCTTGATCTTCGGCTCGACGGCCAATGGCAATCCGAGCACATTCGTACCGATTCCGAATCGATACTACGAAGGCGTTCGCGGCCTGTCGCCTTCGACACTGCACACGATCGCCGACTCCGACAAATTCGATCCAATCACCGAGAACGTCCGTCAGGTTGATCATCACGGAGGCTACACGGCCGCGGCGGGTCATGCGTTGTACACGGCACGAACGTTTCCGCAGCAATGGTGGAACAAGACCGCCTTCGTTTGTGGTCCGACAGGACACCTGATCGGGACGTTCGTACTACGCCCGGACGGAGCCGATTACACATCAACCAGCCCGGTGAATCTGTTGGCCAGCAACGATGAATGGAGCGCACCGATTATGGCGGAAGTCGGGCCGGACGGGGCCGTCTGGGTGATCGATTGGTACAACTACATTGTGCAACACAATCCGACGCCTCATGGTTTTGAAACCGGCAAGGGCGCTGCTTATGAAAGTGACCTGCGAGACAAAAAACATGGCCGAGTTTATCGCGTCGTTCCGACTGAGGGTGGATCGGATAAGCTCCATGCTTTCACGAGTCTTGCGGATGCCACGAATCAACAGTTGGTCGCCCAGCTACAACATCCATCTTTCCCCTGGCGGCTGCAGGCACAGCGATTGCTGGTTGAACGCGATGCCGACGATGTGCTGGAACCGTTATTGGCGATGCTGAAAGATGATTCCGTGGACGAAATCGGATTGAATGTCGGTGCGATCCACGCATTGCACACGCTCCGTGGTTTGGGATACATCCGGTTCGACTCACAGAATAAGGCGTCGAGCTCCATTTCAACGGGGCTGAGGACTGCGCTCGCTCATCCGTCGGCTGGGGTTCGTCGCAATGCGATTGCCGTGCTTCCGCATGACGAGGCCGGATTGGCGATTTTGCTGGAGCATCGTGGATTGTTCCGCGACAGCAATCCGCAAGTACGGCTGCAGGCGATTCTGGCACTCGCCGACATGCCGGCTTCCGCGGAAGCCGGCGTTCTTGTGGCTGAACTCGCATCGAGCGAAAACGATCCAATCCTGATCGATGCCCTGACGGCTGCAGCGGCAAAGCATGCGAGTTCTTTCCTTCAACGAGTCACTGCTCGCAAGGACGCACCGTCCGAGGCCGTCAATCGCATCACACGTCGAATCGCAGAACACTTTGCTCGTGAAAAACCGGATGCTAGTGGTTTGCAAGGTATCGTCGCAAATCTTTCGACGGCACACCCCACGCTATCGGTAACGATTCTGGACGGATTGGCCACCGGTTTGCCGACGAACTACCGAATCAAGTCGAACAAGTCGCTGGACGCGGCATTTGTGAAAGCGTTTGAAAATGGTGACAGAACCTTGAAAGGCAAGCTGTTGCGTCTCGCGTCGCGATCAGGCACCAAAGCCCTTGACGAATATGCCGACGAAATCGTTGAAGCTTTGGTCTCAATCATCGAGGACAAGGACGCCTCCGCTAACGAACGCGGTGCCGCCGCACGAGACCTGATTGGTTTTCGTACGAACGACAAGGATGCTGTCGAGACCGTTGTCGAACTGCTCACACCACAGACTCCTCCAGATGTTTCGGAAAAACTTCTCGCTTCGCTACGTCTTAGCGAAGCGGAATCTGGCGGCAAAGTGATTGTCGAGTACATGCCATCCATGACGCCCGGTACAAAGTCCGCGGCTATCGGTGTCGTTCTTGGCAAACCGGCATGGGTGAAGTCTTTGCTGGCGGCAGCCGAAGCAAAAGAGTTTGACCTGAACGAGTTGTCGCTGGAACAAAAACAGGCATTGAGATCGTTCCCTGATCGAAGTCTTCGGGCTCAGGCTGAAATACTACTCGCAAAGGGCGGCGGTCTGCCGGACGCCAACCGTGACAAGGTCTTGAAGTCGTTGTTACACGTGACCGAGACAACAGGCGATGCCGAAGCCGGAAAAGCCGTCTTCAAAAAAGTTTGCGCTGCCTGTCACCAACATGGCGAGATGGGTCAGAAGATCGGTCCCAACCTGACCGGCATGGCGGTTCATCCGAAAGAAGAACTGCTGACGCACATCATTGACCCATCACGCAACGTCGAAGGCAACTTTCGACTTTACAACGTGCTGACCGTAGACGGGAAAGTCGTCAACGGAATGCTCGCCGGCGAAACGAAGACGTCGATCACAATTGTCGATTCAAAGGCGAAAAAGATCGATGTTCCACGAGAAGACATTGAGGAGTTGATCGCGTCGCGTAAGTCGGTCATGCCAGAGGGATTTGAAAAGCAGATCTCTGAGAAGGAATTGACGGACTTGTTGGAGTTCATGACCGATACCGGTCCCTACATTCCGCTGCCGCTGGACAAAGTTGCGACCGCCATCAGCACGAAGGGGCTGTTTGGCAACACGGATACCGGTCCGGACCGAATGATCTTCCCGGATTGGAAACCGAAAGTCTTCAAAGGCGTTCCGTTCGTGTTGACTGATCCTCAGGGTAAAACGCAACCCAACATCGTGCTACTGCACGGTCCAAACGGCACACTGCCGCCCAAAATGCCCAAATCGGTGTCGTTGCCTTGCGGAACATCAGCAACAGCAATCCATCTACTCAGCGGCGTTGGCGGCTGGAACCATCCATTCGATGACAGCAAGACCGTTTCGATGATCGTTCGGCTGACCTACGACGATGGCACAACGGAAGATCATAAACTGATCAATGCGGTCCATTTCGCAGACTACATCCGCCGAGTCGACGTACCGGGCAGCGAGTTTGCATTCGCACTCGGAAACCAGCAGATCCGCTACCTGAGTATCGAACCCAAACGCGACCGGGCCATCACAACGATCGATTTGGTCAAGGGCGAAGACAATAGCGCACCGATCGTCATGGCAGTCACGATCGAGCGAAGATCAAAAAGCGAGTCTGAAGACGCTTCCTCAGACTAG